In Nocardioides faecalis, the following proteins share a genomic window:
- a CDS encoding DUF3046 domain-containing protein, translating into MRHTEFWSRMEDHLGEGYARVWASQHVMGALGSRTAQEALDAGVSPKEVWRAVWQALELPASER; encoded by the coding sequence GTGAGGCACACCGAGTTCTGGTCGCGGATGGAGGACCACCTGGGCGAGGGCTACGCCCGGGTGTGGGCGAGCCAGCACGTGATGGGCGCCCTCGGCTCGCGCACCGCGCAGGAGGCCCTCGACGCCGGCGTGTCGCCCAAGGAGGTCTGGCGCGCGGTGTGGCAGGCGCTCGAGCTGCCTGCGAGCGAGCGGTGA